The sequence tatatttaagatgtgtcatcgtataactaattgtattcaaaatatttggattgaatcgggtaataagattatttttggtacaaatatacactcttttcagatacattggttaattaaatatttttatatttctacacatcaaaatcaaaatcattcagacccgagaggatccaactcaagcatcatacataaatttataatatccaagtggcgcctaatttaaaaatccaaaaaaattaatcccgaaagaaacaacttgtacctcaatgagtatccgaatgtccatacttaactgattttgcaaatagattaaaaaggaaactctttctatatatttggcaaaaataagaaaaatagaaagaattttttatttaataaaatagttatatgaagtgaaacattaagtgataataaatgtattacttttttattattttgatttaaattattagcttgttcatataaactatgcctttgaattatgtgttttgctatgtaatttttcaccaattggaactaagacaaaagaaagttttagtaaaacatattaaccatatgcaaaactcggttatcttacatttttattttttttataattgcacaaagttaatattgattaactaataaataaaaatctacattattacttttacggtaaatataattaatgatgtgatatattgttaaagtaatataattaatgaaattactaaaataaaactatacttatatttttatacattaatatttgtttttcataattagtgttttatattttagatatgtcgtaatataactaattgtattcaaaagatccggatcgaatcagataatatggttatttttggtacaaatatccaaacccgtttcaaatacattggttatttagatattttagggtcatatacatcagaaccaaactAATCCAGACTCAAAAGGATTCAACTCAAAacctacacataaatttataatattcaaggagtgagtaattttaaaacaaaataaaacgataCCCGAAAAGAACGACTCGTACCTAAGtggatatttagtgttcatgcctaactgattttataaactaatataaatgatattttttatgtgttttgctaaattaagtgaaactgaaagagttttttttatttagtaagcaattatattgagtgaaaaattaagtgacaatgaatgtaattcatttttattaatttgatttaagttatgattttattcactaaacatgtttttgaattatgtttttggctacatAATTTTCcactgattgaaaaaaaaaatgttatagtaaaacaaattaaaacaaacgcttaaccttatgcaaaactcagttattttacttttttgattttataattgacacaaaactaatactccctccgttttttaatataagtcgttttacagctatgcacgtagattaagaaaaccattaattttttatattttctaaacaaaaatatcattaattatttacctaaccacaattcaaccaatagaaaaatagaagatatattaccattggtcatacaacattaattattaataaattttatatagaaaaccgaaaacgacatataatttggaacaaaaaaatttgtctaaaacgacatatattaaaaaacggagggagtattgattaattactaaataaaatctacactattattattatggtaatataattaatgatgtgaaatattgttaagacaatataattaatatgagtgaaatatggaaatacaattaatgtaatactgctatcttcgtttccaaacaattttcagttatagtactattcatgtttccaaacattactaaagtgtacttcagttttaataatatagatgactTTCTAGTGAGAGTCCGTTTTAAAATATCAACAAAAGATTgcgatttatattttaataaataagatGTAAATTATCGGTTTATAGTCAACTTAATCCGCTCTGGAAGGGAAAAAAATTGAGGTCTCGAGTAATTAACGGACGGACAAGTAGTTGTGAACCCCAACCAAAAGGaaataattagttttatatCTAAATTACTTCtgaaatttatattcttgatttAGACAACATTTTCAGTTTCTTTTCCCAACAAAGCTTTATTTTATTTGGTCTTATTCTCATCACAACGCTTAAAGAATGCTCATGATCATCAAATCAAGAAGAAGATGGATCCAAAGTTGTTGTTCTGTTTGCCACAAGGAGATGAATTGTTTAACCCCCTTAATACTCTGTTTATTCAAATGGGTTGCATTCTCGTTTTCTCTCAACTATTTTACCTCATGCTCAAACCATGTGGTCAAGCTGCTCCCGTCGCCCAGATTCTCGTAAGgaaaatttcttcttttttttgcatTACAAGAAATACCCGTTTCTAGGGCTCTCGAATGTTTCAGActaatgtgattgttttttttttctcaggcTGGTATTGTGTTGAGTCCTGTTCTGCTCTCAAGAATCCCTAAAGTTAAAGAGTTCTTCCTCCAGAAAGATGCAGCAGATTACTACTCTTTCTTCTCCTTCGTTTTACGAACATCTTTCATGTTCTTGATCGGTCTTGAGTTCGATATACAATTCATGAGAAGAAACTTCAAGAAAGTCTCTGTAATAACCTTGAGTTCCTTTTCGGCTTGCAGTCTCCTCAGCCTCGCCTTGGTCTATATACTCACCCCTTTGCTCCATATCAAAGAGGATTACTTAACGCTTTTCATGACTCTTTTCGTTACCTTGTCAAACACGTCATCTCCTGTCGTCCTCCGTTCAATTGCTGATTGGAAACTCAACACATCTGAGATTGGACGGCTTACACTCTCCTGTGCGTTGTTCATCGAATTATCAGACGTCGTGATCTACACTTTAGTCATAGCCTCCATCTCTAAATCTATGATAGGTAATATCTTCTTGTTTATTTTTGCCACCGGAGCCCTAATCTTGCTCAACAAGTTTCTAGCTGCATGGCTCCCAAAGAGGAACCCTAAAGAAAAGTACCTATCAAAAGCTGAGACTTTAGTTTTCATCATATTCCTTCTCATTATCGCCGTAACAATAGAATCCTATGATATTAACTCCTCGGTTTCGGTTTTCACCATTGGTATAATGGTTCCACGACAAGGAAAGACTCACAGAACGTTGGTTCAACGGCTTAGTTACCCTATCCACGAGTTTGTTCTTCCGGTTTACTTTGGTTACATGGGATTCAGATTCAGTATCACTGCGTTAACCAAACGTTATTACATCGGTCTCGTTATTATAGTGATTCTAGCCTTAGCTGGGAAACTTATTGGTGTAATATGCGCTTGTATGTACCTGAAGATCCCCAAGAAATATTGGCTCTTCTTACCAACTATTCTCTCTGTTAAAGGTCATGTGGGTGTTCTTCTTCTCGACGCAAACTACTCCAAAAAGGTATTTTCTTAACATAGTACTCTTGATGATTACCGCTACTTTTTAAAACTCTAATCATATTCTATCACCCTTCACAGCAAAATTGATTTTAGAGTATGCTGTTTTTTACATTATCCATGCCAAAATAACAAAAGGATCTACTATATAGTGATTAATAACATTTATGATAGAATAGAGTTTTCATATTAATATTAAGTAAGATAGATGTTCCAACTCAAAATCAACTGGATGTAAGTGGATGAGTTCATatatctagtatatattatttcaaatctttttaatattttatatgaaattGTGTTACTAATACATCCATTCGAAATGAGATGATGGTTCTTTAACTATTAATcttataatatttatgtaaagGTCAATGCACCAACTTTTTGAATTAAATTGATTATGAATTCAATTGGGTTGGATGACATGGATGTGCTCTCATACTATATACTAAGACCAGCTCCATCGGTTACAACCTGTGAAaggttttaaaacaaaaaaatataatgttattatagtaatttaattatgtattaattTTCTAAAACCAATTGAAACACTACTACAATGACATCTGTTCTTTTAAGCTTAAAACCCTGAAGTAAGAACTTTTCGACGTTTTctcaccaattttttttttttttcatttttcttaaatGCTATGAACCCATTAAAAAACTTGCCGATGGAGCTGATCTAAGTTACTAAAAACCAGTTGACAATAACTGGGgtaaatcatatttatatactacTTATCCTTTCAAACTTTCCAATTTCTAGTGAGATTTTGTCCCTGGTAATTAGAATATTAAAGATGGCATACAAATATTATTTGATAACATTGAACTTGTTATTTGTCACAACACATGCATAGTTTCGagtttttcaaaaaatgatttggcTATATATTAGATGATTATTATTATGCTATTTTCACATTCTTTGTGTGAATCTGTATGTAGAAATGGTGGACAACAACAATCCATGATATGATGCTGGCATCGTTGGTGGTCACGACGCTAGTAAGCGGTGTCCTAGCATCTTTCTTGCTTAAAGCAAGAGAGAAAGACTTCGCTCCCCAGAAAACTTGTCTTGAATCTCACGACACTCACGAGGAGCTACGCGTTTTATCTTGCGTTTACGGAGTCCGCCACGCTCGTGGTACAATCTCTCTAATCTCAGCCTTGAGCGGTTCTCATGGAGCCTCTAAGCCCTTCGCGGCTCTGCTTATGCACCTCGTACCACTCCCCAAGAAACGAAAATCATCAGAACTCTTGTATCACGAGCTCGGTGATGACGTGCATGGAGATGATGAGTTTGGAACCAACGATGGGTTAGAGATCAATGATTCGATTGATTCCTTTGCCAAAGACAGTAAACTCTTGATCCAACAGGTCAAGCTCGTGACCAAGATGCTTAACATGCACGTAGAGATTTGTAACGCGACAGAAGATCTTCGCATTTCGATTGTGTTTCTTCCGTTTCATAAACACCAGAGGATAGATGGGAAGACTACAAACGATGGAGAGATTTTCAGACAGATGAACAGGAACGTTTTAAGACACGCTCCATGTTCGGTTGGTATTTTCGTGGACCGAAACATAACCGGGTTTCAACAACCTCATGGGTTTGATTCGGTACAACATGTTGCTGCATTGTTCTTTGGTGGTCCTGATGATCGTGAGGCTTTAGCTCTATGCAGATGGCTAGCTAACAACACTCTGATTCATCTCACGATTATACATTTCGTTTCAGAGGATTCTCAGACAGAGAGTCCTGTCGGGAACACGACAACACAAGACAATAACAATGTTTTCATCGAGGTTGCGGGAAGAGATCAAACTGAACACGAAGCAGACCGAAGTTTCTTAGAAGAATTCCATAACAGGTAACTTACTGATACTCTTTTTAGTTCAGACCTCAATTTACGTAACAGAACCTTTTATGTTCTGCAACAGATTTGTGACAACGGGACAAGTGGGGTTCATGGAGAAGCGTGTGAGTGATGGACCGCATACGCTGACGATTCTAAGAGAGATAGGAGAGATGTATTCACTGTTTGTGGTTGGGAAGAGCAGAGGAGACAGCCCTATGACGGTGAGAATGAAAGATTGGGAAGAGTGTCCGGAGCTCGGAACTGTCGGTGATTTCTTGGCTTCATCTTTAGATGTAGATGCTTCTGTATTAGTTGTTCAAAGACAAAGATATTCACATGATAACTTTCTAGATGACTAGCAAAACATATCTTAGTTTCAGCCACttttctaaaaatcggtctggCGGCGCCTAAAAATTAATTCTCCATAAGACGTCTAAACAACCAACtagcgatttcttgaacattggttTCAGCAGACTTCTGTAGGTTTATGAAGATATTACATTCACATATGAAACACACTGAGTATCAAACGGTTCAGATCCCTTACAATATTATTCAGtaaagaaaaaatagattttgatgaagcttaATGTTCAGCAACTAGGACTTGACCCTTTAGTCTTCAAGGCTTGGTCACTCTGCTCTTGTGCTTCCATTGTATCACAAAGACTTGAACCTTTAGTCTCAGGAAGAAGCAAAGCGAATAACCCGAGACCCGACACTACTAACCCGAAAACCGCAAAGGAGACCGAAGGCACATTTCTTCCAACAGAAGCAATGATTGGACAACTAGCTCCTCCAAGTACAAGTGATTGTCTAAGCATTGTTGTCGCGAAGTTCCTCACGCATGTTGGGAACAGCTCAATCATATAAACAGCCATCAAGTTAAACCCTATCCTCGCGCAGAAGAAAGAGCCTAATTCTAGAGCAAAAGCAATGTTTGTTCGCTCGAAAGTGGTCATGACGAAACATAGCACTCCTAATGCTCCTCCTAGTAAGCAGTTCACAAGAACAGAACTTCTTCTGTTGAACTTCTACAGCAAGATTGGTGTGATAACAAAGGTTGGTAACTCCACCATTGCGTTAAGTGCTTCACTTAGATAGATGTTCACTTTTATGTCTCTAACCGCTAAGGGAACTCCATAGTACATCATTCCTAACCCAAACATTATGATCATAACAACCACTATTCTTCGAAAAGCCCATCTTCTGATGAACATGTCCTTGATGGAGCTGTTTGGTGATTGTTCTTTTGAATGTAACCTAGAAGATACTGATTCCAAATAATCTCTGTTCACAGGTGAAAGTCTTTGGAGCACTTCAATGGCTTCTTGGTTCTTTCCTTGCACATGAAGCCAACGAGGAGACTCTAGGGCGAAGAAGTAGATGCAAACACTGTGGATGGCTGCTGGAACGGATGTGCAGAGATAAAGAACTCTCCAAGAAGCGTGTCTAACAAGGTAGGCTATTCCAGATAGAGACATAAACCCTAGGACAAACAGAGTAAACGGAATCATAGTAGCTCTAGGTCTCCATTTTGTGGAAACTCGCTCGCTTATCAGATTGAGTGCGTACGTCCCGGTCTGTGAACGCGCGAATCCGATAACGAACTTTAAGAAAGCGTAAGTCCATATgttggaggagaagaagattgaGATTCCAGTGAGTGACATTGCTAGGGTGGTGAAGAAAAGAAGTTTCTTGCGTCCCAAGAAACTATCCGGAACCAAAGCCATGAAAACGCCTCCAACGATAGAACCCATGTAGAAAGCAGACGTAGGGAGTCCTCTGACGAAGGAGCTCGAGCACTCAAGTTCGAACTCTGAAATGGCGGATTTACCCTTGAATCCGCCGTCCCATTCCCAAGCTGACCGAGGAAGTTTACAGATGTCGGTGGAGGTCGAGGGATTGCAAACCGTGTGGTCGAGACAGTGCCACGTGGGATATGCATCTGTGAAGACGGTGATGAATATCTGTTGCGAGTCGAAGGCTAAGGCAAGCCCGACAAGAAGTATCTGTAAGAACTGTGGGAAGGTGAAACCAGACAAGCTCTCTTCGAAGATCTTGTGGAAACTCAAAGAAGGAGAAGTACCTTCGTCTTCAATATGGGTTAATAGTGGTGCTGATGGATCCCCCATTGTTGCTCACTTCAGTTGACTACTCTCTCAGGTAGTGAGAGAATTATTAgatgaaaaaataaacaaagaacTTGGGGAAAGTGTATAATCTTGAACCTGGTTGTATATTGTTTGtttatcaataaattttcaaactcGCATAAAATGTGTGGTCGAAGTCTCGAAAGATTGTGATCTTAAATGACACTGATTGAGATTTGTATGTATATTGTCTGACCAATAAATAATTGAAGCATGTGTGTACATATTTGCTTATGTAAGTGCACACGACATAACATCATTCATGTTATGTGTCCATAACTCATATATGGGCCTCTAAGTAAAAGCCCTGTAAAAAGCTAGCTCAAACTGAAACTGAAATCACCCCTTTGGTTCATGTCATGTTCTGCTTCCACTTGTTGCTAGGGTCAGCCTAGGGAATGGGTCAACTCCTTTTATTTCTTGTCATCTCGCCAAGAAGTTATTAGGACTTTAATCTCAAATGGGACAAATAGgtgaaaaaaaatctacaacCACCTATTTTAATCTATATGGGACGATAGTTAGAAAATTACAATATTGCCATTAATGAAAGAACAATATGAGccattcgatttttttttctctttaaactAGAGTCGTCGGATCatgaacataaaaaaaaaaatatgatatttacgaaaatgccattaaTGAAATATCAATCATAACCATTAGATCATCTTGTCTACGATTTAATCATAGCCACACGATTACATCTATCTCtccttctctcttctttcttaaTCTCAACCGCATGATCATTTCTTCCTTCTTCAATTACAACCATAGGATCTTCCTTATCTCCTTCTTCAATTCGACTGGATATAACTAATATAACTCGTACAACTGAACATGTTAAGAAATTTTATAACTGGTATATAAATgttataatctatatataatatgtagCTACTATAATTAACACGACTAGTAAATCATGttttatatatgaaataaacaaacaaatatcttaattttttttttgaattgaatgttaaatttaattcaaaaagaaaaaacattgtTACAACTATGTGTGTCTTTTCCTAGATTTTTCTATacaagatttgataaaaaacaaATAGGAAATTCTTTCTTCAACTCTTCTTATCTACCTCCTCATAACATCCATCTACCTTCTCAAATCTAcccagctctcactcctactgggCACCTAGTTCTCATTCCTACTAGGGCTCCTTTATCTTGTTGAAAACCAAAATTGTAACCCTCCTGCCAGCTTCTTATCCCCCTTCTTTTGAATGATTGAGAACTTATTTCTCACAGTCTTGTCAATCAGCTTGGTAATGAGAGCAGGAGGTGAAGCTGCCTCGCTATGCCTTCTCCTATTTCTCTCTCTCCATATGCTATGAACTGTCACTTGAAACAAGTATCTTATTGTAAAGAGAGTAATACTAGCCTAACTTTCATCAATATGAATCCTTGTTATCTCATTCCAGCTCACAGTATATCTATCATTCAGTATCCCCTTTGCTACCCCTTTCAAATTTGCTCTGAGAAAGGACACTCAAAGAAAAGACGATGAACTGACTCCATAGATGCTTGGCAAAAAATACAAGCAGTATCAACATTCAGATtctgatatatggtgttttatacatcttgtatatatgcttttaaattggttttcaagtctttatcgagtcttcctagtccttttcga comes from Brassica rapa cultivar Chiifu-401-42 chromosome A02, CAAS_Brap_v3.01, whole genome shotgun sequence and encodes:
- the LOC103853186 gene encoding cation/H(+) antiporter 2 gives rise to the protein MDPKLLFCLPQGDELFNPLNTLFIQMGCILVFSQLFYLMLKPCGQAAPVAQILAGIVLSPVLLSRIPKVKEFFLQKDAADYYSFFSFVLRTSFMFLIGLEFDIQFMRRNFKKVSVITLSSFSACSLLSLALVYILTPLLHIKEDYLTLFMTLFVTLSNTSSPVVLRSIADWKLNTSEIGRLTLSCALFIELSDVVIYTLVIASISKSMIGNIFLFIFATGALILLNKFLAAWLPKRNPKEKYLSKAETLVFIIFLLIIAVTIESYDINSSVSVFTIGIMVPRQGKTHRTLVQRLSYPIHEFVLPVYFGYMGFRFSITALTKRYYIGLVIIVILALAGKLIGVICACMYLKIPKKYWLFLPTILSVKGHVGVLLLDANYSKKKWWTTTIHDMMLASLVVTTLVSGVLASFLLKAREKDFAPQKTCLESHDTHEELRVLSCVYGVRHARGTISLISALSGSHGASKPFAALLMHLVPLPKKRKSSELLYHELGDDVHGDDEFGTNDGLEINDSIDSFAKDSKLLIQQVKLVTKMLNMHVEICNATEDLRISIVFLPFHKHQRIDGKTTNDGEIFRQMNRNVLRHAPCSVGIFVDRNITGFQQPHGFDSVQHVAALFFGGPDDREALALCRWLANNTLIHLTIIHFVSEDSQTESPVGNTTTQDNNNVFIEVAGRDQTEHEADRSFLEEFHNRFVTTGQVGFMEKRVSDGPHTLTILREIGEMYSLFVVGKSRGDSPMTVRMKDWEECPELGTVGDFLASSLDVDASVLVVQRQRYSHDNFLDD